The genome window CTCTGACACGCGGAAATATTTTGCGCGAAGGTGTTCATTAAGTTGTCGAGAGTGCCTTAGACGTGTACGAGAAGCGCAGAATAACGAAGGACGCGTCGCGTTTAAAGAGAGTTTCCGGATTGCAGGTGGTcgtcgcgttatcgcgcgaaattttaCCTCCCCAATTCGTCCAAGGTTTTCCGTTCGAAAGGGGAAACGGCAAGGAATACAAAACGGTCGCGTTGCACTCGAGGCGTCCCAGATGTAACGGCTGGTGCTGGTGATTTTGGTCCCATATATCtatgatatattaaatactgTATGTTCCATGAACGATTAGGTTTTAAGGCGTAATTAGCTGCGTAAGTGTATCGAGGACTCACGTGAGTCGTCCTTAGGTTACTCGAAgagatttctttattttattttttttttttttcttttttcatgccctcttttttttttctttttttttactgcagGGTTCGCGTCGCAATTGCGACGTCGATCGCAACGATCTTCTATGCTTGCAATTCGTCGCACGtattctttcattaatttgtcttttatgttttttttttttttatttttttttattgcattaaaaaattcggaTTAACTTTCGAATTAACGTCATCGCATCACTATTTTCATCGTGCAAATCACCGGGATATTGGGGTTCATACATCATCCTCTGTCGCTTTCTCTCATATAAAGTACTAATGCTTGCTTGCGACTTTGAGTTATTATGCGAAATGTAATTGATATAGAATCTTTTGATCCTTGCGAATTTCAACATGATTAAGTgtaagattcttttttttttttttttactaacgtGTCCATGTTCGCTCACCAATCGGTTGTATATAGACATGTATATGTaagcatttatatatatatatatatatatatatatatatatatatatatatatatatatattttatgttttatttatttaatcaagtCCGTTTTATAGTTGAGACAATGGTACGATCTTGCCGTGTAACGTTGGAAATGCGGCATTCCGTCGATGCCGATTCAATGTCCGATATCGGTACCGTTTCAGTTCGCTTGCACAGATTTAATCGGAGATTATTGCAGCCGCTATTTCTCGGCCGTGCGAAAGTGCAATCGATATACAGTGCAATTACGCTGTGCATCTGTTAACATTGGACTTGAATCATTCTCGGCTTGCTTCAACTGCGCAAAGTATCGCTGTTTgaaatcgtaataaataaaatagataagctCAGTGCTtccacaaaaaagaaaaaaaaaattattttttattgcatttgtttaacattttacaaaatatatttgcaagaattaattttttctttttattactttaccCACGTAATGGTTTGCAAGTTTAATGccgtttgattttttttaattgactggcgatagtttattattaatgacgACTTTCTGGCTGCTGAGAAATTCAAGTCCCTTGCTTACGAGCGCAGAATTTATGCCAAAGAACACGGCAGCACGAATATCAGATCTGTTTGGAACTAGGTCTGATgaggaaataaatttgctcGCGTAATTAGATCGTAAAGTGCGCTTCCACGGCTGCTGCATTTCTACGATGCGatgcattattataatttttttttttttttttttttttttaatggaatctGACATGGAACGCTCGTCAAATCGGAAGTAAACCGAGGCGAATACTTTCAAACGCTATTGTTTAACGCATCTAAATTacaattgagaaaaatatgatCTCATTAAAAAACCGCGTTCGGATTAATTTTgtagctttaattttttttcaaaacagAATGTAATCGTCTTAAGGCTACGTGAGTTTTACCAATGCGACATTTCTAgacacaaaaaaagaaaagaagtctTCTCGGTCTTTTGACGGTACAATATAGAGGCTTTTGCGGTCGCTAAAAAGCGCCTTTGCGTTCGTTGGAAGTCGGTCTGCGATTCGTTTTTGTGTCGGATTTCATCGCATCCCGTAAATTTAACGGTAGTtggtttttaatttcgcgataaaGCATAAGAGTACCCGAAGTGTTTATCCTCGATAGCTGCACAATAACGGAAAGGAAGAATGCAGTTTGTTAACGAAACCAAGGAGCGCGGTTAATTTTGCTAGCCGGGCAAGGAAGGCGGGGTTTGATAAGATCGGACAAAGCGAGGCAAGCAATATTGGCTAGATTACAATCGCACGATGACATCACAAGACGGCCATTGTCGTGCATAACCAACTATTTAttctcattaaattattaatagctaAGGTATAATTGTAAGACTAGAAataacgcggaaaaaaaaaatatatttttttaatataacgcgCTTGCCAATAAATGTATTgggtttgaaattaatattaataatttttttttgtttcttcttttacatttcttaTGGCACATAactgaggaaaaaaagaatccaTCGAAACAAATCATATTATTCGACAAAAATAACGAAAgcttaaagttaaatttaattttaagtaagtTCAACTCTCAAtcttaatttgaaattttattaccatttaattccttttttaaattaattaataaaataataattccacTCACCAAATACGTTGATTGTCAAGCGTTACATTGTATTAGagatacatacatataatcgTTATTGAACCGTCATAAAATTACTAATGTTGGAGTTTATTAGAACCGGTGCAGTTTATCTAATTTATCGAAAGCGACAAAATGCGGCCGAGAGAAAATTGTGCTTCCAGTTTTCCAGTGATCTTCGCCAATCAGAGCGTAATTATTAACGTGCGCGTTAAATCTTTGTAAATATTTGCGACTGTCACGAGAGAATATATCCCTTCCTTATATATATCCAACAGTCGTACGATTAAAACGTTCGCTGGTTTTATACGAGCAGAGATTTAATTAGGATTAAGCGTTGTTTTCTACGCGGTCTTGCGTAGCGAGACATTTTGttatgcatatattatatatatttatatattcatgTTCGACTGTTCTAATGAGATTAGGGTGGATGTGGCGAGTAGACGCGATAGTAATCGTAGTCAAGGTTGCTCTCAAAGCAACACTCAGTTAAATTGGCACGCGAAAGAACAATGATATCGAATATCTGTCGCGCCGTCTAATGACGGATCATTATCAATAACAGAAGACGTCGACTGaaacgtttaatatatttagcaCTGAGATAAGCCTTGACGGaagcaatattattaattttaacgaaaaaaatatacatatttacacacatatatagtatatatatgtatatataaaaatatatataaatatatatattttattatatctatattttttgcTACCGATATTCGGAGCGAGTTACTAACACGAAGcagagaaatttaaaaaaaaaattaaaaaaaaaaaacttggtaAAACGTGTGTTTGTTACTTATACCGATCCTTCTTTCGCAGattcttaatattttccttgTCGCTCGACAATCCCTCGGACTTTCGTCACGCCAGCGCTGAAGAAGCAAAACGATCGCTTTTTTGAGCACATTAAGAATCTGCAGAGAGGCGAAAGCGTTACGGTGAAAGTTCTTTGGTCGAATTTCTAATCGTCGCCGATATTGAAAGCCGATCAATGGACGAGTGAATCACCGTATCTGAATTCCGCGCGCAACGCGACGAGCACGTTTAGCGCCTTATTAAGAAAACGAATTCCTTTTGCCCGTGGCTGACGATTCAAAGAGGATATTCTTTTATGTTTCtctcataaatatatatttacaatgcattatgtaatataacattttgtaaaaaaagaatttctctcttctctttctcttgcgtTTCTCAAAGTATTTTTACAGACGATAGATTTTTCTCGGTAATCccagataattaataaaacgaattTGCGTGTCTTCTGGCACACCTCGCGCCAAAACGAAGAGGGAAATTATCACTCTGACCGATACTCATCTCGTACAAGTTCTTTATGCAAACTTTGTCCGCGAGTGAAATACGTATGTATTTATACGCACGAATTTCGATTGCACGCTGATAGCTGGAGCAGGGCAAGTATTTACTCTTGCGGGGGCGATCCCGCCGACGAGCCGGGCATTCCAATTTTCAGGATCGACGTCTCTGGCGGCTCGAGGAAGAAGAAGGGTTCGCGGCCGAAGAAGGCGAGGATCTCACCGCTATAAAGATTCGTATCGCTCTGGAAACGTCGGGGAAGGGCGCGGAGCAAGGcgtcttctctctccctcgttccgttctatctttctttgcaccctttcgcgctctcgggcaAGTGGGCGTCTCTTTTCGAGATTTACGACGATTTAATCGCGCAATTAATCTAACACCTTGTTGCAACAACACTTCGCGCCGGAACGGCGGCtggaaagtaaaaatttcgAGAGCGCAAACGGAAAGAGGGAGGAAATCGGGGGCCCCTCTTCGATCTATCGCGGCCGGGTATCGCCAGCTCGGTGGAGGAACGAGAGGCTTAACCACGTGTTAAAGGGGAGTAAACGAGTACGCAGCGGAGAAAACGGAGGAAGGCGGGGAAAAAAGGGCAAAGGGCGAGTGAAGAGATAGGCAGCGGTTTCAtggggcgcgcgcgcgcggcaatCATAAGCGCCGCGCAAGACCGCGATAAATGAGTCCTCGTGGAACTTTGATCGGCAGGCCGCTATTGTTCTGCCGTGGTATCTCACTGTATTTCTTGCACGCCATACCAAAAATAAGATactaaaaataagaaaaaaaaattcttttaattcataGCAAAttccgatattaaaaaaaaaatatacatgacGTACGATTGGCAATAATTGTAAGAGGAGTCTTATGTGCGGCCGTGTAAAAAACGAtactgttataaaaaaaaaaaaaaaaaaaaaaaagagggaaagagtTCCGCAATTTACGTAGATTTAAATCCGTCCGACGCGACCGTCGAAAACCGAGGTGCACGTAATTCGTTTTTGAGATCCTCCAGGCTGTTGTTCTCGGCGACGTGCAGCCGAGGACACCCCCGCAAACGTTAGCGCTCGCTCAGTGTGTTACGACCAAGGACAACAACATTCTCCGCAAAACTAATTGCcagataaatatatacgaaCAACGAGCGATGGCGTGTGCGCGGGAGTTTGTGTGCGTGAGCTGCGGACGACCCCCGCGGCCCCCGCGGGGGCCGTCTATACGTCGGAATTTATTGCAGCTTGCCCAGAGCGACTGATAGCGGGCGGAGGGCACagggggagaggaaaaaaaggaaagagagagaaagagagtcgGGGAGGCTCGTACGAGAGCGCGTAATTTATGCTCTCATTATGCAACAACCGAGATTCATTACGGGGGACACGCGTTGTCTCGCGGATTCGGAGATCTTGATCTCGCGGGGGGAGGACAATCCCGCTGGGGCGAAAGTGCCGAGACGCGCGGGTCCGAAAAGGTCGTGCTCCTTTCCCGGCGACACTTTGGAAATCGGGGTGCGCGATTTAAAGATCATGGGGAGATAGaaatcgcgcgagataaagagGGCTGCGAGGATCtcattttgtaaaaagaagtcaaataaaagaaatataattaattccgcAGGTTTCGAAAACGTCCGTAATGAATATTCGTAACTTGAGTTAACTTTCGTTTCTTTGCGATGCGTACGATTATATTACTCGGTGCGACGCAGATGATAAAACGTAGTCTTTcgctgtttttaatttataaaaaaaaattacatcgaGCAATAGCATCAGGGAGAAGTGCGGGTTGCCCTCTCGCGCCCCTTGACCCGCTTTATCGAGGGAGGATCAACGcagaaggggggaggggaagggaagGAAAGAAACGCGAACCGGGCAAGACCCCGGCGCGAGGGGGTGAGTGCCCCGCCTAGGCCTCGTTGCATCGCGGAAACTATCGGTCGCCGTAGTGGCCCTGTGGGCCGCTCTGCGCTTGTAATCTCCAggccctccccctccccctctcccttTGTAACCGCTCTCTTCGGTCGACGACAAAAAACCGACGTGGAATGAAATACGGATTACAGTGGTTGGAGCCGGGGCCGGATAATGGCCGGATAATGATGACCCCGGCGCCGATTGCCCTCCGCTACCACCGCCCGCGGATCACATTTTCCCCGCCTTTTTCCCCGTTTCCCTTCCCAGTCCCGCCGTCGTCTCACCTTCCCGCCGAATCGCGCCTTCTTTATCGCGCATCGAGATTTCCATGCAAAGTCGCGCCCCCGACGATCTGCCGGCGCCGCAACCGCGCTGCGTTTCTCACGCGCATCACCCGCCGCGAGTGCATCGGCCTCTCGCATCGGGTACccaaaggaaaaaagaaagacggaaTCGAACAATTTCCCCGCAGATCCCGCACCGTGATTCTCGATTTCGACGACGTGGTCTTGAACTGGATTCGTTCGACGCACCGAGTAAAATCTCTAATGAAGCCTCCGGAACGGTCTTTCATCCTTAACGACGAAATCGTGAGCCCGCAACGTTGCGACAATCCGGCCGAAGCGTCGGAGCAGTAACGATAGATCGTAAATCTCGTagattcttatttttatcacccacttttccttctttatcTTCCTTTCCATATCgtacttattttatatcgcttgCGTTACGGTTACTATAAATTATCCGCCGTTTCGACACGTGCAGTCGCTTTCCGTCTCCTTTGTTACCTATGAAAGAATTAACATCGCCgaataactaaataaataaaattacgttgcTCCGGTCGACGCTTCGATTAATGTCTCGAGCGTGTTCGCGCGTGATGACCGTCTAGCGCACACAACGCCGATTGGTACCAACGAAATAAATCAGGCATCGATAGGAGAAGGTCGgacgctctctctctctctctttctctcgtacaGGTGGAATTAATGTACAAAGATTTCCGATATATCGAGAGCGAGCCGCGAGAATAAATCAGTCGCTGTACCAAGAACACGACTCGGCCGCGCCGTGAGCGCGGTGCGCGAAAGCGCGGTCGAGAAGACTCGCTCAAAGCAAGATCGGCCAGGCGAATCGGCGTAAACTATGTCGCatcagaaatttaacaaaaCTTCACCGCTCGCTAAAACGATCCACTactatgtaataatataatagaataCAATGTTATTGCTgctatataataatttataatatttaataaaccgaaATAGATTGTGGTTTATATGGGCAACTTTTTACTTCggttacataataattttgttacattagTTAAATCTGGGTTtagttttattaacaaaatttttttcagcgtatgtatgtatgtatgtgtgtgtggtGTGTTGAATTCGTTAATTCCGGGGTTTCTGGACGCGCAGATTTCGAAAACGCTTGAGAAGTAATcaagaattgaaaaataaattagtacgAGTCAGAGCGCGTTCCCGCCATTTTCGCGGTCAACGCCATCCTTGACCGACAGCGGAAAGCTCGTGGGCGTATTACCCAATGATAATAGAAACGATAAAAcggtgattttaattttcgtgtAATTTACTCGGAAGCGTTTGCTCGAATCTCGCGACCACTTCCCACTTTAGGACTACGTTCCGAAAAATCCTCTGCGAGTAAAATTTTCCCTCGTCGTTTCCTCGCAGACGACGTTTCGGAACGTAGCCTCGAATAAGAAACTGatctcgtaaaaataaaatactaaaatgacaaatattagaataatttattcagcGACAGAATCTACGCGCGCGTAGGGCGTTGTCGATAAATCTTTCACAAAGATAATACGAGGAAATACCTTGAGATGTATCGGGAGGATGCGCTCTCTTTTCGTACAAAATACCTTCACCGGATGATACAAACTCCCACTAAAAGTCGTGGTCCAGAAACCCCGTGGCGCCGCCTGGGCTTGGACCTGGAAATAAGCGAACTAAAACTGCGCGAAACGGGCTGCGCAAAACATGTGCATGGTGCAGCGCGCGGGTGCAGCAGCAGTGCAACTCGTGCAGAGAGGCGACGGTGGTCAGGTAATCGTGGTACCGCGGCGCGCTCGGGTGGCTCGCGTGCACTCGTCGCGTACGCGCCGTCCGCCGACGGACCTGCAATTGACGTCAGTTAACGCCACTTGCCGCGGGCGCTACGGCTCTCGATAAATTGGATCCGCTCGTTTTGGAGTGGAATGCGATAGCCGCTGGCGGCGGGCTCACCGACGACGACCGCTGGGGGGTGGCTGCCACGAGCTGATAACTCCACCGCAGTAGCGAGCGGAACTCGGGCAAGGTTAGGCACGGGGGTGCGAGGCGCGGGGCGGGATCAAAGGACGCGGCACGAGGTGCGATGGACAGCAAAGTCGACGACGAGAGTCAGCGCGGCGTCAACGACGGCGACTGGGTCTGCCCCGACTCGCAGTACGTAGCTCTTCCTATGACGATTCGCGCCCTCGACCAGCTCGACCACCCTGACCGCGCCACCCTTCCTCTCCTCCCCTCCTCCTCGCTGTAACTATGCTTTTATCTTGAAATCGGGGCTCGTGTGCGTTACGAGATTTAATGACGGCCCGTTGAtattttctcccctttttttacAGATGTGCCAATATAAATTTCGCCAGGCGGAACTCCTGCAACCGCTGTGGGAAAGGTACGCGAATGCGGTATCCCACAATAGAAACGATAGCGTTACTCTACGCGAGAAACTCTTGGGATGCGACAATGGTTGTAGCAATAGTTTATATCGAGTATGAAAGCCACTTGCATAGcagagtaaaaatatttcaagagtTTGTCGAACGAGATGTCtggaaactttttatttattaatactatttGCAGACAGAGCCGAATGtccgaagaagaaaaaattaggCCAGGAAATTGGAAAGGCAGCTGCAGAAAAAAGTAGAGGTCTCTTTAGGTAATGTTACATGTTTGgtaaaaagattatattaGTAATAAGTAATGTATGAGAGTTTAAAGtttgtagaaatttatatagaaattgTATAAGAGTAGATAATACGATACTAATAATGAGTGTACGTAGAAAATGGGACAAGAATCAAACGTAATTTGACCAGCTGGAAGTAAAGCTAACACGGTTATatggatataaaaaaagttatctcCGTTTGATTGTTGTGCAATGAATTGTGTGCATGAGTTGTGCAATAgtattaaaatgaatattttccaGCTCTCAACATTAAACATTaaagcaaataatattatagcaggatgcgatattatttattgcactttatcgtatgcattttatatttatattttattatgttaccGTTTCTATCgaatttaaacatataaaaatttaattacagcgCGGACGACTGGCAATGTAGCAAGTGCGGTAATGTAAATTGGGCTCGCCGACAACAGTGTAATATGTGCAATGCTCCAAAATTCGGTGAGATAGAGGAACGCACGGGATACGGAGGTGGGTATAACGATCGGGGAGTAGTCGAATACAAGGAGAGGCGagacgacgatgacgagtACGACGAGTTTGgacggcgtaaaaaaaagcgaaaactGGAGAAGAACTCCGATGACGATTCTAAGGACTCCAAGTACAGCAGCCCGTCGCGTAGTAAATCTAGAGACAAGGAAGAGAGGAACGAAGTAGAGGAGCAGGAGCAAGaagaaaacgtaaaatttttatgcttAAAAGTGGCGTAAATTTCAAGTCACGCTCTTGAATAGCACCGATTGAAATACTTGGCGGATACTTAATCAGTATCGTAAATCAtaggaggaagaggaagatgacgaggaagaggaggaggaagatGGTGATTTATCTAAATACGACCTTAGCGAATGGGACGATTTCGCGCCAgcaaaaaaaaggtaattataTATTGTGTTCTATTGTAGACTGTTCGCTgtaaacattattataaatttttcacttttcaGTACAAACGGAAGTACTACATCCTCGGAAGCGCAACGGTCAAGGTAAATTAACAGCGGTAATGCAATACAGAATATCTCCATTACTGCATTGCTATGATTAATGATTCTTTTCTGCATTGAATTAACGACACTTGtattaaaaacgtttattGTAAGGcatgaaaggaaaaaaaaatttatttacagaaaCGGAGATGATCGGCGCGATTCAGGCACATCCAACCAATGAAAGGCTGTACAGAAGGACAGGTTTGACTTGGGTTTCGggtataaaattgattatgaTGATCAGTTGCAGACAGCATACAGTGTGATGAATTTTGCTAAATAATGTATAGTCCCAGATCCTTAAGACTTAAAGTATAGTTTGCTTTTATTGCGATTATATCTCGAAATATCGCGTAAAGACATTGAGTAGAGAGATTAGCGTCGATTAAGCAAATCTTTAAAAAGCGCAAGtgttattttcatttaacgtATGAATTTTTACAGGTGAACCAGGAGACGAAAGAACGCAACCAGTGCTCGGCAACTAAGAAATATACACAACGCAACAAGTTTTAGTAATTTAGTATGCACCTTTGGATATAAAGTGGCCGATAACGTGTGACTTATTACAAAGGGAAGTCGACTAACAATAAgctttacatttataattgagCTCATAACTTCGTTGATCCTAAGGAAGCGAAATGTAGGTCACCTATTTGCGCGGGTATATCGTTGTTATAACGATTGCAGAGTTTATGAAAAACTACTTCAGCGCAAGTAGTATGTTTCGCTAGCGAGATACGAGATTGATAATTCCAACATGAATCTATAGAAGAAATTATACACAGCTCGTTTTACAAGCTAAATATGACGTTGTAGAAAAAGATCTTACTTCTATGTAATAGATGGTGTCAACGCTCTGCGCAAGCCCCGTCGTCGCAGTGTTCTAAGATTCCTATTACTTTATCACAAACG of Cardiocondyla obscurior isolate alpha-2009 linkage group LG15, Cobs3.1, whole genome shotgun sequence contains these proteins:
- the LOC139108444 gene encoding zinc finger Ran-binding domain-containing protein 2 isoform X2: MDSKVDDESQRGVNDGDWVCPDSQCANINFARRNSCNRCGKDRAECPKKKKLGQEIGKAAAEKSRGLFSADDWQCSKCGNVNWARRQQCNMCNAPKFGEIEERTGYGGGYNDRGVVEYKERRDDDDEYDEFGRRKKKRKLEKNSDDDSKDSKYSSPSRSKSRDKEERNEVEEQEQEENEEEEDDEEEEEEDGDLSKYDLSEWDDFAPAKKSTNGSTTSSEAQRSR
- the LOC139108444 gene encoding zinc finger Ran-binding domain-containing protein 2 isoform X1, which produces MDSKVDDESQRGVNDGDWVCPDSQCANINFARRNSCNRCGKDRAECPKKKKLGQEIGKAAAEKSRGLFSADDWQCSKCGNVNWARRQQCNMCNAPKFGEIEERTGYGGGYNDRGVVEYKERRDDDDEYDEFGRRKKKRKLEKNSDDDSKDSKYSSPSRSKSRDKEERNEVEEQEQEENEEEEDDEEEEEEDGDLSKYDLSEWDDFAPAKKSTNGSTTSSEAQRSRNGDDRRDSGTSNQ
- the LOC139108444 gene encoding zinc finger Ran-binding domain-containing protein 2 isoform X3 yields the protein MDSKVDDESQRGVNDGDWVCPDSQCANINFARRNSCNRCGKDRAECPKKKKLGQEIGKAAAEKSRGLFSADDWQCSKCGNVNWARRQQCNMCNAPKFGEIEERTGYGGGYNDRGVVEYKERRDDDDEYDEFGRRKKKRKLEKNSDDDSKDSKYSSPSRSKSRDKEERNEVEEQEQEENEEEEDDEEEEEEDGDLSKYDLSEWDDFAPAKKR